The Nerophis ophidion isolate RoL-2023_Sa linkage group LG24, RoL_Noph_v1.0, whole genome shotgun sequence genome includes a region encoding these proteins:
- the LOC133542418 gene encoding NF-kappa-B inhibitor alpha-like, which yields MCARVTLADMDFRGVFRHHLEDYSDRLDGGDAEPEPGKAPSACPDERFDSGLGSLKEDELVQDLELLAVHDGEARVLDYEPWRSVVTEEGDTLLHLAAIHEASEQAQQMIKLSHDHPFLNVQNHQRQTALHLAVITEQPQLVERLLKAGCDPRLADDGGNTALHIACKQGSLACFGVITQHCQRHLGYLLSFPNYAGHYCLHLASIYGYISLVESLVRLGADINAQEQCSGRTALHLAVDFQNPALVRRLLDLGADVNCLNYGGFTPYHLTYGRQDEDIRCQLHEKTALEMRALPDYESENSESDDSDMETYDDIKFGQ from the exons atgtgtgcacgcgTAACACTGGCCGACATGGACTTTCGCGGAGTGTTCCGACACCACTTGGAGGATTACAGCGACCGCCTCGACGGTGGCGACGCGGAGCCCGAGCCGGGCAAGGCGCCGTCGGCGTGCCCGGACGAGCGCTTCGACAGCGGCTTGGGGTCGCTGAAGGAAGACGAGCTTGTCCAGGACCTGGAGCTGCTGGCCGTGCACGACGGCGAGGCGCGCGTTCTCGACTACGAGCCGTGGAGGAGCGTCGTGACCGAGGAAGGTGACAc GCTTCTGCACTTGGCTGCCATCCATGAGGCCAGTGAACAGGCCCAGCAGATGATCAAACTGTCCCACGATCACCCCTTCCTCAACGTCCAGAACCACCAAAGACAG ACGGCGCTGCATTTGGCCGTGATCACGGAGCAGCCCCAGCTGGTGGAAAGGCTCCTGAAGGCGGGATGTGACCCGCGACTGGCCGACGATGGCGGCAACACGGCGCTGCACATCGCCTGCAAGCAAGGCTCCCTGGCCTGCTTCGGCGTCATCACGCAACACTGCCAACGTCACCTGGGCTACTTGCTGTCCTTCCCAAACTACGCAG GACATTACTGTCTACACCTGGCGTCCATTTACGGCTACATCTCATTGGTGGAGAGTCTCGTTAGGCTGGGAGCGGACATCAACGCACAG GAACAATGCAGCGGCAGGACGGCGTTACATTTGGCGGTGGACTTCCAGAACCCTGCGCTGGTCCGTCGTCTCCTGGACCTCGGCGCCGACGTCAACTGCTTAAATTACGGCGGCTTCACGCCCTACCACCTCACGTACGGGCGCCAGGATGAGGACATACGCTGCCAGCTGCACGAGAAGACGGCGCTGGAGATGAGGGCTTTGCCCGACTACGAATCGGAGAACAGCGAATCGGACGACAGCGACATGGAG ACGTACGACGACATAAAGTTCGGGCAGTAA